Genomic window (Vitis riparia cultivar Riparia Gloire de Montpellier isolate 1030 chromosome 4, EGFV_Vit.rip_1.0, whole genome shotgun sequence):
CAAGAGGGTCAGAGTCCCGTTTCTGGAGTGAGACATGAGGCCCTGCAAGAGTCGCTTGAGAGtgctttcttttctctttttcttgtcCACCTATGGCAGCCTTGATCCTCTGGAACGATGCCCTTCTTTTTGCCTCTTAGCCTTTTCTCTTTCGAGAAACGCATGCTAAATTGTGATAACGTCATCCACCTTGTCCATTTTCGCCACTGAACCTTCTAATATAAAATGGAAGAATAAGTTCCCCTCTAATCTAAGGGTTACgggtttcttttttaaaaaattatttaggaaTGAGAATTTTCAACTGAAGTAATTTAGGCATTTTCAGTTTCTCTTTTAGGTGtgtgtttatatttaatttagataatgataaaatatgtttttttatataatattgtaaTGAAAACCCGCTTCTTGATGCATCATTTCCACCATTCACCTACACAAGACAACATCATTAGTTCAAACCTCTACTTGTCCGTTTCTTCAGAACTGCACATTCAGTGGCAAAGCTCCAACTCCTCTTggtttttatcaaaaacaaactCTCATGATTcggttttcttttccttttcatctcttcttcttttatcCCTAGAAAAATCATTGAATGTGAAAAAATAGGTTTTGTTTATAACACGCGCTTAATTCCTTTGGGAGATACATGGTGAGTGTTGCTCACCACCAAATGGCTTGATGATTGTATCTGATAACACTTGTCACCTTTTGATTTGGAGGGTTCATTATTTCCTTTTagagttttctaatttttgttatgCCTTTTTAGCCTTTTGCTTCTGGTTTTTTGGCTTCTATCCTCTCTCTTTTATATCGCTTATGATTTAAAGATGATGGAGTAAAGGGTGGTGTTTTGTTTTGGTGGTGAATTTGATGCAGTTGCAGTGGATATGATGGACTCTATGGAATCATGCGTCCCTCCAGGATTTCGATTCCACCCCACTGACGAGGAACTTGTTGGCTATTACCTCAAGAAGAAGGTCGCATCACAAAAGATTGATCTCGACGTTATCAGGGATATCGATCTGTATAGGATTGAACCTTGGGACCTCCAAGGTACTGACTCACCTTCTTCCTTCCTTTCCTTCTTGTCTTTTTATACTGGAATATCATCCCACACCACCCCAGTCTAGCTCAGATCAGTCTCATTAGGGTTTATGTCATCCGGgataattttccctttttcttttttgcaaaaCCTATAATGGGTTTCTTTTCCAAATCTAATGCCTCCAAGAACTCACCTTCAGCATGGATGGTGTTTCATATATTCTTCCCTAGTTAGCTCCACAACTGTGTCACTGGTTGCACCATATTATAATTCAGATGATTTTTCCTGGACTGCCCTTCCTGGATCTGTGGTTGATCTAGGATTAATTGGCAGAAACTGGAATCGATTCTAGGCTCCTGGCTAACACTTTCATAAGCTAGCCATCTTATTTCTAATAAGTAAATCCGTTGTGTTTTCCTTGTTCAAAGCGAATAATTGATCTGAATTATAATGGACAGAGAGATGCCGGATCGGGTATGAAGAGCAGAATGAGTGGTATTTCTTCAGCCACAAGGATAAGAAATATCCAACAGGGACGAGGACCAATAGAGCGACCATGGCTGGGTTTTGGAAGGCGACGGGACGAGACAAAGCAGTGTATGATAAGACAAAACTCATCGGCATGAGGAAAACCCTCGTCTTTTACAAAGGGCGAGCGCCCAATGGGCAGAAAACTGACTGGATTATGCACGAGTACAGGCTCGAATCGGAAGAGAATGGACCTCCACAGGCAAGTATAACCTTCTTTTTTTTGACTAATTAATCAACCCTTGCCATCATGCAACCTCTTTCCTGTCTTTCAATCATTCCATTTAGCCATTAAGTGGGATGTTTGAGAAAAGTCTCACCCCGTAGATGTTACTGAAAGGTGAAAGTTCTCTTAATAGTCGTCAAGAACATGAGTATTGCCACTTTCTTTTTCCCATAGTTTTTGTGTATGGACAAGGGTTTGGAATTCACTACTAACAGTTCATCTATAATTAGCTCTCTCTTTCATGTTTCGGGGCAAGATGGTGAGTGCCTCATAAATTCATCATCATACCTAACCTGAATaagaaatcaatattttttttcttcacttttaaTTGGATCCCAGAACCCCTTTTTTTACAAACTAAACGTAATCGCTTTTGCTTTCATGTATCTGCAATCTTACTACAGTGAATGTTTGGCCAGAAAAAAGAGGCATGACTTCATCAATCACGAGTTTACAACCTCAAGTCAAAAGCTTGTATTCTAAAAGCATATGAatccctttcttttttcattccttttttctgGTGGGAACATTCTGGTTCTTATTCATTTTGTCAAaagaaaaattccaattctcCACTCAGTTTTAGACTCTGATCAGTAGCCTTTGACCCGCTACTCTTTCTCTTTACCAAACAGAAAGAAGACTCGCAAAAGCTTAAAGAAAATATAccaaaaaagagaaagggaaaacCACTTTTCTTTCCTGAATAAGGATGAACTTCTCAACCTCCTTTAtgctagagaaaaaaaaaatgaaaagaccggaaaatttttattttttatttttttgagtttatCTAACAAATTTCTGGGTGAAGCTTTTGCAGGAAGAAGGATGGGTAGTCTGCCGAGCATTCAAAAAGAGAACCACCAGCCAAAGCAAGAGCATTGAAGGGTGGGACACAAGCTACTTCTACGATGAACCAAGTGGTGTGAGCACAGTCATGGATCCAATTGATTACATCTCAAGGCAGCCCCAGAACTATCTGGGGCAGAATTTCTTGTGTAAGCAAGAGATAGAGGCAGATAATTTGAATTTCATGCACGCTACCGAACACTTTGTGCAGCTTCCTCAGCTAGAAAGCCCATCTCTGCCATTAATGAAGAGGCCAAGTTCAGTTTCTTTAATATCAGAAAACAATGAGGAGGAAGATCAGACTAGAGGGTGCAACAACGCTGAGAAAGTCACAGATTGGAGGGCCCTCGACAAGTTTGTTGCTTCTCAGTTGAGTCAAGAAGACAGATATGAGGGTGATGGCGTTTCAAGCTTTGGAGCACATCATAATTCGGATATGGCGTTGCTGTTATTGCAGAGTAGTAGGGATGAAGCCAACAAGCTAAATGGGTTCTTGAATTCAAGCTCAGACTGCGACATCGGAATATGTGTATTTGAGAAATGAAGAGTGGAAAGACGGAAGGCTTTTATGggtattattttcaatgtttaaggCTTAATGAATCTTCGGacatatatttgtaaaaatttgGTTGTTAAATACCTCTCCTTCTCTTGCTTACTCATTTCATAACCTTAATGGACGTATGAATTGATGCACATACAGACCTAAACAAGCAACCATCTTCTACATAATCTTCTTTGTTCTTGTAAAATGATACATAGACCTATAAAAAACACAACCCCATCTATGGCTACGTACGTAACATTGGGAGCAGAAATGATATTTCATCTCAGAATATTAACAGTAACAATCTTCGTAGACCAAGatagagaaaatgagaaagaccTAAGATAACAACTTCATCTCTACTTAATTTGCTGGTTTCTTAGGCTTTGAGAAATAATGAATCCTTCATGGATACTGAACTCTTTAAGTTGTTGATAAAAATTCCACAACAAACTAGGCTGAAGGTGGAATGTCGATCTAATCAAGTAAcagcaatttttttttgaaggattgaaATGAAGAATTAATTCTTAGGAGAAGCCGAACTGATGACTGTGTCCCAATCAAATGGTGATGTAAAGGTTTTATGATCAAGATCAATCATGAATGTATACCATCTATTGGAAATGCTCGACTTTCATGACCATGTTGAACTGAGTGACAGCTGACTTAGAGCGTGGTAAGAATCACAAGCTGGCCCCTTCTAAAAGGCAAGGCTCTTATCAGTCACTTCAACCATGAAAATATATGGTTCGAACCGAACGTGAAAGTTTGATGATATTGTGAGGACAGACTATTAGACCAACGCCCACATTCACTAAAATATAGGAGAAGAAGAATTTTATGTCTCTGATTATAGGAACACAATGCTTTCTCCTACTGTACTGAGCTCCCAAAAGCACTGCACAAAAGTGTGGCCTAAGCCCGGTGAACAGCACTACTAAACTGATGAAGGCATCATATATACTCATCCCAAGATGCATTAACCATTTCTTTTTGAAGTTGCTCCCAAACATTCACATCTATGTTATCATCTATTACTCCTTTAGGTtgaaatatttgactttttgtaATTCCTTTTCTGGGCAACCAAACAGGGCATGAagagaatttttgttttgactttttctttCTCAAGCACCAAACCTAGCATAAAGGAATCTCTTAACCAACCAAAGTAATAGGAAGATGAGAAAGCTTGGTTGATTGAAGAGATTGAGCATGGGAGCATCTGGATATGGTTTTAGTGGGCCCATGACTTGTCTAGCATGCGCTGTGTACCGTGGCGCTCCTGTTGGGCATGCTTCCTTctctttatggattttttttgaCCCTATTTGCTTCACTCTTCATGTCCTCCTCGTGCGACACATCACTCTAAACTGACATCACagctaaaattttcttaattaattttggcTAACAAAGGAGATTTGATTTTACACCTTTTCATATTCTCCACCTGCTAAGACATTTTTGCTTTCTTGTTTAAGTATTATCTTTTTTCATGTACAAGCTCTTTGAACCATCCCCAACTAGTCATTTTAACTAAAAGGAAGCCACTTTTCCTTCAccaacttccttcaaaactagctACAAAATGAGCTATGGCCATTCGAGCCAACTCTTTAGAATAAAGTGGAACGTACGTCATAAGAAAAATGGGTAAaaagttgatttattttgttgaatagCTTTAACATGGAGGATGGTTTTTGCAAAGATGGCAAGTGAGGCATTTCAAGTACTAGCCATTTGGGCTTGTATAGCGTTGTATTTTGActtaatatacaaaaatattttgtattccAAAAGTTTTCATAAATGCTCTTTGGCAAGTAAAACAAACGTGCCCAAAATGGCTGAATCATTGAATAGAAAATGCCCCCAGAAATACCATTTGTTGCAACTTGACCTAAGTATCATAGAATGTTACAAAATATAGGTGTGGATCGTCTGGTAGGAAAGCTGTCCATAGATGAACAAGGGTAGACCTACCCATTAACAAAGACTATAGGTGTACATTGTTCATAGATTTAGTTCAACGGGATTATTCCTATGGCAAAGCGACCCCTCCACCAGGGCACGTCCCACTCAGCTGGGCCGAGGGGGCCAGACTAATCACGTTCCATTAAATGAGTAGAGCGAAACCATGTTGACTAATCAGCAGTGTAAAAAGAATATTTCTGCTATTGTGATTGACACACTTGATTGTCTaaggagaaaataaaatgaaacacaTGCCATCTCAGGCTTGGTCGGAGCTTTGCGCCTTAACTACTCCCCTCTTTTTCGAATGTGAGGAAATTGTGGAAAGCgaagggagagaaaaaaaaagaaagggaaaaaaaataatgaagatgaaTGGCAATTAATGTAATGGTTGACCAAACAAGGCTTCCTTTTAGGAAGAA
Coding sequences:
- the LOC117912270 gene encoding NAC domain-containing protein 37, which codes for MMDSMESCVPPGFRFHPTDEELVGYYLKKKVASQKIDLDVIRDIDLYRIEPWDLQERCRIGYEEQNEWYFFSHKDKKYPTGTRTNRATMAGFWKATGRDKAVYDKTKLIGMRKTLVFYKGRAPNGQKTDWIMHEYRLESEENGPPQEEGWVVCRAFKKRTTSQSKSIEGWDTSYFYDEPSGVSTVMDPIDYISRQPQNYLGQNFLCKQEIEADNLNFMHATEHFVQLPQLESPSLPLMKRPSSVSLISENNEEEDQTRGCNNAEKVTDWRALDKFVASQLSQEDRYEGDGVSSFGAHHNSDMALLLLQSSRDEANKLNGFLNSSSDCDIGICVFEK